A genomic window from Lotus japonicus ecotype B-129 chromosome 1, LjGifu_v1.2 includes:
- the LOC130728930 gene encoding protein DETOXIFICATION 9-like isoform X2 has translation MFCTESSRKMGKEEGAPLLTKSEEENHGVVTPLKSAFWLEFKKVGSMAAPMVAVTVSQYLLQVVSLMMVGHIGILASFSGVAIATSFAEVTGFGVLLGMAGALETLCGQTYGAEDFRKIGNYTCCAICTLTLVCVPITLIWIFTDKILLLFGQEPEISHAAREYCMCLIPALYGYAVLQSLIRYFQTQSMIFPMVFSSIAVLCLHVPICWGLVFKLGMGHVGAAFAIAISYWLNVIGLGLYMNYSPACEKTKIVFSSSALLSIAEFFRFAIPSGLMFCFEWWSFELLTLLAGLLPNPQLETSILSVCLNTTTLHYFIPYAIGASASTRVSNELGAESPKAAQDMVPFLCVSVTADSLIGVLSGIARGGGFQKTGAYVNLGAYYLVGIPIALVLGFVLHLNAKGLWIGVLTGSILQAIILAVVTVVTDWEKEAWKARERILEKSIKAHDGLL, from the exons ATGTTCTGCACAGAAAGTTCTAGAAAGATGGGCAAGGAGGAAGGTGCACCACTGCTAACAAAAAGTGAAGAAGAGAATCATGGGGTAGTGACACCATTAAAGAGTGCATTTTGGCTAGAGTTCAAGAAAGTAGGATCCATGGCAGCTCCAATGGTGGCTGTGACTGTATCTCAGTACCTTCTACAAGTTGTGTCACTCATGATGGTGGGGCATATTGGGATTCTAGCTTCCTTCTCTGGGGTGGCTATTGCCACCTCTTTTGCTGAAGTTACTGGCTTTGGTGTTCTG CTCGGAATGGCTGGTGCATTGGAAACTTTATGTGGCCAAACCTATGGTGCTGAGGATTTCAGAAAGATTGGGAACTACACTTGCTGTGCAATTTGCACGCTGACTTTGGTTTGTGTCCCCATAACTCTCATATGGATATTCACAGATAAAATACTCTTGCTGTTTGGTCAAGAACCTGAAATTTCTCATGCAGCTCGGGAATACTGCATGTGCCTGATCCCTGCACTCTATGGCTACGCCGTTCTTCAATCTCTGATTCGCTACTTCCAGACTCAGAGTATGATCTTTCCCATGGTTTTCAGCTCAATTGCGGTTCTGTGTTTGCATGTACCTATATGTTGGGGTCTGGTGTTTAAATTGGGAATGGGACATGTTGGAGCAGCATTTGCAATTGCAATTTCATATTGGTTGAATGTCATTGGGCTTGGACTTTATATGAACTATTCTCCAGCATGTGAGAAAACCAAGATTGTGTTTTCTAGTAGTGCTTTACTTAGCATTGCTGAGTTCTTCCGATTTGCTATCCCTTCTGGACTAATGTTTTG TTTTGAATGGTGGTCATTTGAGCTACTTACATTACTTGCTGGGCTCTTACCTAATCCACAACTCGAAACCTCAATTCTTTCTGTCTG CCTTAACACAACTACATTGCACTACTTCATTCCTTACGCAATTGGAGCTTCTGCAAG TACTCGGGTTTCGAATGAATTAGGAGCAGAAAGTCCAAAGGCAGCTCAAG ACATGGTTCCTTTTCTTTGTGTGTCTGTTACTGCAGATAGTCTAATAGGAGTTCTTTCTG GTATTGCAAGAGGGGGAGGATTTCAGAAAACTGGAGCTTATGTGAACCTTGGAGCCTATTATCTCGTAGGTATCCCTATAGCATTGGTATTGGGTTTTGTCTTACATCTTAATGCCAAGGGACTCTGGATAGGAGTTCTAACAGGATCTATTCTACAAGCAATTATACTGGCTGTTGTAACAGTGGTAACTGATTGGGAGAAAGAG GCATGGAAAGCAAGGGAGAGAATACTTGAAAAGTCAATTAAAGCCCATGATGGATTATTATGA
- the LOC130728930 gene encoding protein DETOXIFICATION 9-like isoform X1, with protein MFCTESSRKMGKEEGAPLLTKSEEENHGVVTPLKSAFWLEFKKVGSMAAPMVAVTVSQYLLQVVSLMMVGHIGILASFSGVAIATSFAEVTGFGVLLGMAGALETLCGQTYGAEDFRKIGNYTCCAICTLTLVCVPITLIWIFTDKILLLFGQEPEISHAAREYCMCLIPALYGYAVLQSLIRYFQTQSMIFPMVFSSIAVLCLHVPICWGLVFKLGMGHVGAAFAIAISYWLNVIGLGLYMNYSPACEKTKIVFSSSALLSIAEFFRFAIPSGLMFCFEWWSFELLTLLAGLLPNPQLETSILSVCLNTTTLHYFIPYAIGASASTRVSNELGAESPKAAQGAIYIVVILGVAEAVIVSMLFYCCRHILGYAYSADKEVVDYVADMVPFLCVSVTADSLIGVLSGIARGGGFQKTGAYVNLGAYYLVGIPIALVLGFVLHLNAKGLWIGVLTGSILQAIILAVVTVVTDWEKEAWKARERILEKSIKAHDGLL; from the exons ATGTTCTGCACAGAAAGTTCTAGAAAGATGGGCAAGGAGGAAGGTGCACCACTGCTAACAAAAAGTGAAGAAGAGAATCATGGGGTAGTGACACCATTAAAGAGTGCATTTTGGCTAGAGTTCAAGAAAGTAGGATCCATGGCAGCTCCAATGGTGGCTGTGACTGTATCTCAGTACCTTCTACAAGTTGTGTCACTCATGATGGTGGGGCATATTGGGATTCTAGCTTCCTTCTCTGGGGTGGCTATTGCCACCTCTTTTGCTGAAGTTACTGGCTTTGGTGTTCTG CTCGGAATGGCTGGTGCATTGGAAACTTTATGTGGCCAAACCTATGGTGCTGAGGATTTCAGAAAGATTGGGAACTACACTTGCTGTGCAATTTGCACGCTGACTTTGGTTTGTGTCCCCATAACTCTCATATGGATATTCACAGATAAAATACTCTTGCTGTTTGGTCAAGAACCTGAAATTTCTCATGCAGCTCGGGAATACTGCATGTGCCTGATCCCTGCACTCTATGGCTACGCCGTTCTTCAATCTCTGATTCGCTACTTCCAGACTCAGAGTATGATCTTTCCCATGGTTTTCAGCTCAATTGCGGTTCTGTGTTTGCATGTACCTATATGTTGGGGTCTGGTGTTTAAATTGGGAATGGGACATGTTGGAGCAGCATTTGCAATTGCAATTTCATATTGGTTGAATGTCATTGGGCTTGGACTTTATATGAACTATTCTCCAGCATGTGAGAAAACCAAGATTGTGTTTTCTAGTAGTGCTTTACTTAGCATTGCTGAGTTCTTCCGATTTGCTATCCCTTCTGGACTAATGTTTTG TTTTGAATGGTGGTCATTTGAGCTACTTACATTACTTGCTGGGCTCTTACCTAATCCACAACTCGAAACCTCAATTCTTTCTGTCTG CCTTAACACAACTACATTGCACTACTTCATTCCTTACGCAATTGGAGCTTCTGCAAG TACTCGGGTTTCGAATGAATTAGGAGCAGAAAGTCCAAAGGCAGCTCAAGGTGCTATATATATTGTTGTCATTCTTGGAGTTGCTGAAGCAGTTATTGTCAGCATGTTGTTTTATTGTTGTAGGCATATATTAGGCTATGCTTACAGCGCTGACAAGGAAGTTGTAGATTATGTTGCAGACATGGTTCCTTTTCTTTGTGTGTCTGTTACTGCAGATAGTCTAATAGGAGTTCTTTCTG GTATTGCAAGAGGGGGAGGATTTCAGAAAACTGGAGCTTATGTGAACCTTGGAGCCTATTATCTCGTAGGTATCCCTATAGCATTGGTATTGGGTTTTGTCTTACATCTTAATGCCAAGGGACTCTGGATAGGAGTTCTAACAGGATCTATTCTACAAGCAATTATACTGGCTGTTGTAACAGTGGTAACTGATTGGGAGAAAGAG GCATGGAAAGCAAGGGAGAGAATACTTGAAAAGTCAATTAAAGCCCATGATGGATTATTATGA
- the LOC130732392 gene encoding protein DETOXIFICATION 9-like, with amino-acid sequence MGNEEGAPLLTKSEEENDGVVAPLKGAFWLEFKKVGSMAAPMVAVTVSQYLLQVVSLMMVGHLGILASFSGVAIATSFAEVTGFGVLLGMAGALETLCGQTYGAEDFRKIGNYTCCAICTLTLVCVPITLIWIFTDKILLLFGQEPEISHAAREYCMCLIPALYGYAVLQSLIRYFQTQSMIFPMVFSSIAVLCLHVPICWGLVFKLGMGHVGAAFAIAISYWLNVIWLGLYMNYSPACEKTKFVFSICALRNGIAEFFWFAIPSGLMFCFEWWSFELLTLLAGLLPYPQLETSILSICLNTTTLHYFIPYAIGASASTRVSNELGAGNPRAAQGSVNVVVILGVADAVIVSILFVCCRHILGYAYSNDKEVADYVADMVPFLCVSVSVDSLIGVFSGIARGGGFQKTGAYVNLGAYYLVGIPIALVLGFVLHLNAKGLWIGILTGSILQAIILAVVTVVTDWEKEGWKARERILEKSVKAHDGLLRI; translated from the exons ATGGGCAACGAGGAAGGTGCACCACTGCTAACAAAGAGTGAAGAAGAGAATGATGGGGTGGTGGCACCATTAAAGGGTGCATTTTGGCTAGAGTTCAAGAAAGTAGGATCCATGGCAGCTCCAATGGTGGCTGTGACAGTTTCTCAGTACCTTCTGCAAGTTGTGTCACTCATGATGGTGGGACATCTTGGGATTCTAGCCTCCTTCTCTGGGGTGGCTATTGCCACCTCTTTTGCTGAAGTTACTGGCTTTGGTGTTCTG CTCGGAATGGCTGGTGCATTGGAAACTTTATGTGGCCAAACCTATGGTGCTGAGGATTTCAGAAAGATTGGGAACTACACTTGCTGTGCAATTTGCACGCTGACTTTGGTTTGTGTCCCCATAACTCTCATATGGATATTCACAGATAAAATACTCTTGCTGTTTGGTCAAGAACCTGAAATTTCTCATGCAGCTCGGGAATACTGCATGTGCCTGATCCCTGCACTCTATGGCTACGCCGTTCTTCAATCTCTGATTCGCTACTTCCAGACTCAGAGTATGATCTTTCCCATGGTTTTCAGCTCAATTGCGGTTCTGTGTTTGCATGTACCTATATGTTGGGGACTGGTGTTTAAATTGGGAATGGGACATGTTGGAGCAGCATTTGCCATTGCAATTTCATATTGGTTGAATGTCATTTGGCTTGGACTTTATATGAATTATTCTCCAGCTTGTGAGAAAACCAAGTTTGTGTTTTCGATTTGTGCTTTACGTAACGGCATTGCAGAGTTCTTCTGGTTTGCTATCCCTTCTGGACTAATGTTTTG TTTTGAATGGTGGTCATTTGAGCTACTCACATTACTTGCTGGGCTCTTACCTTATCCCCAACTTGAAACCTCAATTCTTTCAATCTG CCTTAACACAACTACATTGCACTACTTCATTCCTTACGCAATTGGAGCTTCTGCAAG TACTCGAGTTTCGAATGAATTGGGAGCAGGGAATCCAAGGGCAGCTCAAGGTTCTGTTAATGTTGTTGTGATTCTTGGAGTTGCTGATGCAGTTATTGTCAgcattttgtttgtttgttgtagGCATATATTAGGCTATGCTTACAGCAATGACAAGGAAGTTGCAGATTATGTTGCAGACATGGTTCCCTTTCTTTGTGTGTCTGTTAGTGTAGATAGTCTAATAGGAGTTTTTTCTG GTATTGCAAGAGGGGGAGGATTTCAGAAAACTGGAGCTTATGTGAACCTTGGAGCCTATTATCTCGTAGGTATCCCTATAGCATTGGTATTGGGTTTTGTCTTACATCTTAATGCCAAGGGACTCTGGATAGGAATTCTAACAGGATCTATTCTACAAGCAATTATACTGGCTGTTGTAACAGTGGTAACTGATTGGGAGAAAGAG GGATGGAAAGCAAGGGAGAGAATACTTGAAAAGTCAGTTAAAGCCCATGATGGATTATTACGAATTTAA